The following nucleotide sequence is from Pedobacter sp. PACM 27299.
TCGCATTATACCTAAGGAAATTACCCCGATCCCTTTATCAAGCAGCTGGCTGGAAGGTTTTGGATTTACAGATTCAAAGATCACTTTACCATCGGAATACGAGCTGGAGATTTGTCTAGAATCAAATACCTATAATATTCATCCGTTTAATAGCGAAAATGAATTGATCGAGTCAGGATTAAATATCAGTAACGTCCACGAGCTGCAAAATCTTTACCACGCTATCACAGGTGATGAATTAAATTTATTAGATTTATAAAAATAAAATCATTAAAGTAATTTACATTTTTACTTTCAAAATCATCCTTACCATTCCCACGAAAAATTTTAAAATCATGAAAGGAAGATCCATTTTTACACCTGAAGAGGCGATATTAATAAAGAACACAATTAATGCCTGCAGAGAGGATGGACGCTACTCCAACAAGGATAAAAGGGACACGCTTCGAAAAGTATATAAATTTTACATCTCGGATTTCGACAGATCAAGGGATGGCTTCACTTCTGTCGACTTTGATCACCAAGTTTCAATTGGCAATATCAAAATTGAAGAAGATCCTAAAGTGACCTTATTATATGAATTTGTGAATTTTGATTACGAATCTGATGAGGCACAAACTAGGTTTGATGAACTAACGAAAAGAGTGGAAAAACACGCCTTTATCAGTGAAGATCATAAACAATTTGTTTTTATGTTATTGAAAGAGGTTAAAAAGCGATTACGCACTATGATGATCAACTAAGAATACGGAAATGAAAGCAAATGAGCTAAGAATTGGAAATCTGGTTTATTCACAAACAGAGGTTGAAAATGGGCATCATCTTCCTGTGATCGTTATTGGTATAGATACAAAGCATATCACCTATTTAAGTCAAAACCACCGCATTCACTCTGAAATTAGGCCATTCCAAGTTATGCCAATCCAGCTTTACCCCATCCCATTGACAAAAATCTGGCTTGATAAGTTTGGCTTTAAAGATTCACTTATTCTTTTACCTGAAAATGGAGAATTAGAAATCAGGCTTTTTAGCAATTCATTTCATATATGGACCACTAAGGAACAAGTCGATGTCCCTATATATAGAAATCATATAAACAATATTCACCAACTACAGAATCTATATTATTCCTTAACAGGAGTAGAATTACCCCTTCTAGGATAATTTTTGAATATATAAATACACCCTCTGTTTATTATTCCAGATAGCTCAATAATAATGGAATCAATTCTTAAAACCTTACTGTTCAATAAAGCAAACGCTAAGAAAATTAAAGATGACAAGTTAGTAAACAGAAAAGTTTACCAAAAGGTATCTCTCTAGGTTGAATATTAGTTAACATCTGTTGGACAGGAATTAATCCCCTTTATAATTAGCTAAAGCAATGGGGAAATAAACAAATAGAAAAGGAATATGGAAAAATAAAGTTAGAATTTTAAAACTCCAACATTAGCCGCTTCATTCGGATTGTCCGAAGGCAGAAGAAGGATATTAATTTCAAGAGCAATTTATAAAACAAAGACATTATTCCAATTCCTAATTTAAAAATCACAATTAATAATTCTTTCTGAGCTTGCCAAGCCTATCGGCAGACATACTCATATACTCTGCAACATATTTTAACTTAGTAGCCGCCAATAACTGAAGTAAAACTGCTTTATGCTTCAGATAACGATCCACCGTATTTAAGTTTTTGATATCATCGATATGCTCCTGTCTGAGTTTATCATAAGTTCCCCTGATCTTTTCAGTAATAAACTCCGTTTCTTTAAAGTCTTCCTTCAAATCAGTCCAATCCTGATAACTAATCAACAACATCCTAGAATCTTTTAATATTTCGATGGTACATTCAGATGGTTGCTGGCTAAAAAAACCTGGGGTCGTATATAAAAAGCTCTTTTCAGACCAAAACCACATAGTTTTTTCTTCAAAAGTCTCCCCATTTACCCTGATCTCCCTGGCAAGCCCATCCAGCATAAACCAAGCGATCTTTTGCTTCTCATGGAAATTCAATATCCTACTTCCCTTTTTATAGGTAGTTTCCTGCAACTTACTTCTCAACATCGTCCGAAAACTGTGGTTCAGTGCAAGGTACTGCTCCAAGATTCGGATCAAGTTATCGAAAGATTCATCAGTTACAGGATTCATGAGTACAAAGGGTTATGGGATAACATGAACTCATCGGCAAAACCCAATTTTTGCATGAGTTCAATCTTTTTATTCACCCCGGTTTTAAAAAAAATATGTCTAATGTGCGTATCAACAGTCTTTTCAGAAATAAATTCCTGAACAGCAATCTCTTTGTACATGAGTCCAGTACAAAGCAGCTCGGCAATCTTTTTTTCACGCGGCGTGAGTCCAAAATTATCGCAGCGCTTCAAAAATTTGTGCTGCTTATTCACATAGCCAGTCATTTTTTGTTCTTCTTCTACCCTCGCTTTTAAAACCGACTGTGCCATAAACAATATGGTCAGTAACAAAAATCCACAATTAGTGACCAGCACCTCTATCCATTGACTGATGTTAAAATAAGCGAATAAACTCAAACAAGCCCAAGGCAACACCGCGCAATACACCGCAATCAGCTCGACACTGTCAGAACAATAAATGGAAGCTTGCCTGGATTTAAACTTGGCCTTGATTGCTACAAAGATTGCCCACATCATGTAAACAGAATAACCAAAAGGAATAATTAGTCCATAACCAAGTGCAAAGTTGAGATCACCACTCTTACCATAAATCAGCACAAAAAACAAGCAGTAAGGCAGTAATAAAAATAGATGCACCCCATAAAAAGCCTGAAAACGCAACAATTTCAAATCGAAACTTTTATAGAAATAAAAGGGGAAATAAGCAGCCATCAAAAATCCAGCACCATAGGCGATGATATTCTGCGTAACGATAGAAAATGAAAATTCAGGATCAGGAAAAAGACCAGAACTCACATTATAAAAAATCAACAGTCCCAATAAGATCAAATACCATAGTAAGGACTTATCCTCAGGGCAGGACAAATAACGATACAGCTGAACAGCCAGCATCATTAATTCGAAGATCACAAAAACATAAGTGATCACATGCATCTCGGAGCCAAAAACTACCATAGCAGATCATTTATAATATGATATTGTTTAAGTTTCCATTTTCATGAAGTATAATTTATAACCAAGGTTGATTTCATGATAAATCTCAAATCCAAATTTTTCATACCAAGGCACATTTTTCAAAACTGAAGTTTCCAAAAAAATTGGCCTTTTCATCGCCCTGGCATCCGCAATTAAAGCCTCCAGTAATTCAGTACCAAGCCCCAGATTCTGAGCCCGGGGATGCACCCCAATAAACCAGAGGTAATACATCTTTACAATAGGCTTGGAATGTTTAACTAAGGATTCCCTTTTCATTATTTTAAACAACTGGCTAACACCAATTACCCTAAAAATCAGTTTCAGATCCCAAAACAACATACTTAGCGAACACATTTTTTTATCCGGAAGCATGACCAAAGCACAGGCGCGACCATCTGCAGAAACAAAAACTTTCCCATAAGCCGTACACACCCTGAAAGCGTAATCCATCAGCTCAGTAAGCCGCTGGAAACGTAAATGATCTTGCTTTAGCATATAATTCACACTCAGGTTATGCTCAAATGCCTTAGCTAAGATGGCCACAACGTGTTTCTTATCATTATTCAGCGTTTTTATCATATCCTTTCATTTATATTATATTTCAAGCAGTTAGGATCCATCTACATCTGATCGACCTTTTTAATCATTAAAAGACCATGCTAACATTTGCCGGATCGTTTTGGAAATCATTTCTCTTCCTTGTTCAGTTCTGATGTTAATCCCGCAATTAATAGCTTCATTTTTTTTGGATTGAAGTACCATATAGTAAATACCTGAAGTCATTATAGCGGATAATGCCCGGAAATTCAGCTCAGATTTCTCAAAATACTTATCCGTATAAGAGAAAAATGGCTCAGCCATGCTTTCTCTTAAACTACTGAGCCGCTTTAAAATGCTGCTATCCTCAGATATTTCAGACAGAATAATGTGCTGCATCTCTTCACTGTTATAAAAAAAGTTGAGCTGATTCTCCAGTAGCTCAGCAATACTACCAACAATCTGTTCCTTGTTAGCCTGAGGATGAAAGACCTCAGGAAACTCTTTATTATCAGCCAGCCAAAAGTCTTTCTCTCTAATATAAGTTTCCACCAAGGTATCCACATCTCCAAAATACCGGTAGATCAAATTTTTATTTACTCCCGCAGTTTTAGCGATCCGGTTCAATCCCAGGCCCCGGTATCCATCTTCCTTTAAAATCACACCAATAGCGGCAATCAATTTACGCTCAGTTAAAACCCTATCCTTAACATTTTTTACTTCTTTTTTTTCATCTGGTATCTTTGTCATATATCCGGGAAATTTTAAGTTTTTTATCCATAAACTCAAAGGCATTTAAAGCCTTGTCCAGTTGCTCGGTGGTATGGGTAGCCATTAATGCCATTCTAATTCTTGCATCTTTTTTGGACACCGCAGGATAGATGATACAGTTGGTGTACACTCCCGCCTTCAGTAGCATTTTGACGGCCTCAGCTGTTAGTGCAGGATCACCCAGCTTAACAGGAATTATTGCTGAGGCAGTATCTCCAATATCAAATCCCAAATCCAATAAACCTTTTTTAAAGTAGCGTATATTGTTCCAAAGTCTGGACATCCACTGAGGCTCTTTTTCTAAAACATCCATCGCAGCAATTACCGTCATGGCAGAAGCTGGCGGCATGGTTGCAGAAAAAAGGTGCTGACGGGACTGAAATTTCAGGAAACGAATCAGTTCCGGATCCCCGACCACATAACCGCCAAGGCTAGCAAAGGCTTTGCTAAACGTCCCTGTAATGAGGTCAATCTCGCCAAAAAGCCCGCAATCTTCAATCAAGCCACGACCGGTATTTCCAAGCACTCCTATTCCATGCGCATCATCCACCAAAATGAAGGCGTCGTATTTTCGTACCAATGCTACCATTTCTTTGAGCGGTGCCAGATCACCATCCTGAGAATATACACCATCAATAACTACCAATTTTGTTCGGTACTGGTCCTTCACTCTTTTTAAGACATCCTCCAACTGTTCCAGGTTATTATGCACAAAAGTCTTTACATTGGTATTCAGGCAGCCTTCGTACACGCTCGCATGTACAGCCATATCCAATATCGCAATGTCTTCTTTTTTAATAAAGATTGAATTGTTGCGCTATTTGCAGTATATCCGGTAGTGTAAAGCATTGCCGCCTTACGCTTAAAAAAAGAGGCTACTTTGTCCTCTAACTGCTGATGAAAACAAAAATGCCCACCTATCGCTGGAGATGCTCCAGCGCCTGTTCCATATTGCTCGATAGCCTGCATAGCTGCATGTTTAACTTTAGGATGCTGGGTGAAACCTAAATAATCATTAGACACAAAGTTCACATACCTTTTGTCATTAACCTCGCCTTTTAAATTCAAACTAAGTT
It contains:
- a CDS encoding TetR/AcrR family transcriptional regulator, yielding MTKIPDEKKEVKNVKDRVLTERKLIAAIGVILKEDGYRGLGLNRIAKTAGVNKNLIYRYFGDVDTLVETYIREKDFWLADNKEFPEVFHPQANKEQIVGSIAELLENQLNFFYNSEEMQHIILSEISEDSSILKRLSSLRESMAEPFFSYTDKYFEKSELNFRALSAIMTSGIYYMVLQSKKNEAINCGINIRTEQGREMISKTIRQMLAWSFND
- a CDS encoding Crp/Fnr family transcriptional regulator, encoding MNPVTDESFDNLIRILEQYLALNHSFRTMLRSKLQETTYKKGSRILNFHEKQKIAWFMLDGLAREIRVNGETFEEKTMWFWSEKSFLYTTPGFFSQQPSECTIEILKDSRMLLISYQDWTDLKEDFKETEFITEKIRGTYDKLRQEHIDDIKNLNTVDRYLKHKAVLLQLLAATKLKYVAEYMSMSADRLGKLRKNY
- a CDS encoding GNAT family N-acetyltransferase, with product MIKTLNNDKKHVVAILAKAFEHNLSVNYMLKQDHLRFQRLTELMDYAFRVCTAYGKVFVSADGRACALVMLPDKKMCSLSMLFWDLKLIFRVIGVSQLFKIMKRESLVKHSKPIVKMYYLWFIGVHPRAQNLGLGTELLEALIADARAMKRPIFLETSVLKNVPWYEKFGFEIYHEINLGYKLYFMKMET
- a CDS encoding helix-turn-helix transcriptional regulator gives rise to the protein MVVFGSEMHVITYVFVIFELMMLAVQLYRYLSCPEDKSLLWYLILLGLLIFYNVSSGLFPDPEFSFSIVTQNIIAYGAGFLMAAYFPFYFYKSFDLKLLRFQAFYGVHLFLLLPYCLFFVLIYGKSGDLNFALGYGLIIPFGYSVYMMWAIFVAIKAKFKSRQASIYCSDSVELIAVYCAVLPWACLSLFAYFNISQWIEVLVTNCGFLLLTILFMAQSVLKARVEEEQKMTGYVNKQHKFLKRCDNFGLTPREKKIAELLCTGLMYKEIAVQEFISEKTVDTHIRHIFFKTGVNKKIELMQKLGFADEFMLSHNPLYS